The Saccharomycodes ludwigii strain NBRC 1722 chromosome II, whole genome shotgun sequence genome window below encodes:
- a CDS encoding putative hydroxyacid dehydrogenase (similar to Saccharomyces cerevisiae YGL185C | putative protein with sequence similar to hydroxyacid dehydrogenases), which yields MANNIDKYGVLFIAEPDYSSPYYQQVLDNFDCKFFNFEESKVSRTNANYNTDTNTNGGKIVSFIEFIKKNFKHNVNPLIAIYCGYQAFYPINKLPNELLIKDEDVNSTPNILADLKLLVFCSKGVNSVDTEWIKTHRPDLKIVNFDHDAIANDVADCCLWHVLESFRKFSYQQSILLQGFDTIETRSIVRDGYTTANNIDTKNFAFGHELPQGIKIESPSGKKVLVLGFGRIGKKVCQKLKFGLDMKVFYSTRSNKKYDQLPYECYPWENILEPDESLNQFNCIVICLPGTSTTKNLINNKFLQKFKDLSKLSIINLGRGFIVDFPGITFQDGATLISKLRSFGTDVYYDEPNTEREICFKNKENDNSMDKNSLLLSHGSFTPHIASSTDTVYQYSSEHSLKEILSLMP from the coding sequence atggccaataatattgataaatatggtgttttatttatagcTGAACCGGACTATTCCTCTCCTTACTACCAACAAGTTTTGGATAATTTTgattgtaaattttttaactttgaaGAGAGTAAAGTTAGTAGAACCAATGCTAATTATAATACCGACACTAACACTAATGGTGGAAAGATAGTTTCTTTTATcgaatttattaaaaaaaatttcaagcACAATGTAAACCCTTTAATAGCTATTTACTGTGGGTACCAAGCCTTTTACCCCATTAATAAGTTACCCAATGAACTATTAAttaaagatgaagatgttAATAGCACTCCCAATATTCTAGCGGACCTAAAACTTTTAGTGTTTTGTTCTAAAGGTGTAAACTCTGTTGATACAGAGTGGATTAAAACACATAGACCcgatttaaaaatagtaaacTTTGATCACGATGCAATTGCTAACGATGTTGCCGATTGTTGTTTATGGCATGTTCTAGAGagttttagaaaatttagTTACCAACAATCCATACTTTTACAGGGGTTTGATACGATTGAAACAAGGTCAATAGTAAGAGATGGCTATACTACCGCTAACAACATTGacacaaaaaattttgcaTTCGGTCATGAGCTACCACAAggtattaaaattgaatcTCCGTCCGGTAAAAAAGTTTTGGTCCTAGGTTTCGGTAGAATTGGTAAAAAAGTTTGTCAAAAATTGAAGTTTGGACTGGATATGAAAGTGTTTTATTCTACTagaagtaataaaaaatacgATCAATTACCGTACGAATGCTATCCTTGGGAAAATATCCTGGAGCCTGATGAAAGTTTGAACCAATTTAATTGCattgttatttgtttaCCAGGGACATCAACAACCAAGAATTTAATTAACAACAagtttttacaaaaatttaaagatttatccaaattatcaattattaatttaggTCGTGGGTTTATTGTTGATTTCCCAGGTATTACTTTTCAAGATGGAGCTACACTTATTAGCAAGCTAAGAAGTTTTGGCACTGATGTTTATTATGATGAACCCAATACTGAACGTGAAATATGCTTTAAGAATAAAGAAAACGATAATAGTATGGATAAAAATagtttgttattatcgCATGGTAGTTTTACCCCGCATATTGCAAGTAGTACCGATACAGTTTACCAATATAGTAGTGAACATTCTTTAAAGGAAATATTATCTTTGATGCCATAG
- a CDS encoding type I glyceraldehyde-3-phosphate dehydrogenase (similar to Saccharomyces cerevisiae YGR192C | TDH3 | Triose-phosphate DeHydrogenase (paralog of YJR009C | TDH2)) has translation MTTASDTVPSSINIGINGFGRIGRLVLRSVMEVHPNVHVKLINNPSTKPEYAAYLFKYDSTHGKYRGTVEYTDDSLIVDNINIPLSHFRNPEDIPWNHYGVDYVIDSTGIFKEIDTASRHTKIKKVLITAPSKTAPMYVFGVNHEKYDPIKDKIISNASCTTNCLAPLIKVLDAEFGIEDALMTTVHSTTASQRTVDGSTTSKDWRGGRSCQGNIIPSSTGAARAVGKVLPQLQGKITGMSIRVPTVNISLVDLTIRTKKDTSYEEIIKTLENYSNGKLKGILGVTHDLVVSSDFISDSRSSIVDARAGIELNSRFFKIISWYDNEFGYASRVVDLIEYVAQRDRQQHA, from the coding sequence ATGACAACCGCCTCTGACACTGTACCTTCTAGCATCAACATTGGTATTAATGGTTTCGGAAGAATCGGCAGATTAGTACTACGCTCTGTAATGGAAGTTCATCCGAATGTTCACGTTAAATTAATCAATAATCCATCCACTAAGCCCGAATATGCTGcttatttgtttaaataCGATTCCACACATGGTAAATACCGTGGTACTGTAGAGTACACCGACGATTCTCTAATTGTTGATAACATTAATATCCCATTATCTCACTTCCGTAATCCAGAAGACATTCCATGGAATCATTATGGCGTTGATTATGTTATTGACTCAACTGGTATTTTCAAGGAAATAGACACAGCTTCAAGACATACCAAGATAAAGAAAGTTTTAATTACTGCTCCTTCTAAAACTGCCCCCATGTACGTTTTTGGGGTCAACCATGAAAAATACGATCCAATTAAAGACAAAATCATTTCTAATGCTTCTTGTACCACGAATTGTTTAGCCCCcttaataaaagttttggaTGCAGAATTTGGCATCGAAGATGCCTTGATGACCACTGTACATTCTACAACTGCTTCGCAACGAACAGTGGATGGTTCTACCACGAGTAAAGATTGGAGAGGAGGTAGAAGTTGCCAGGGCAATATTATACCATCTTCCACAGGTGCTGCTAGAGCTGTTGGGAAAGTTCTACCCCAATTGCAGGGAAAAATCACTGGGATGTCTATCAGAGTGCCAACAGTAAATATATCCTTGGTTGATTTGACTATTAGAACCAAAAAGGATACTAGTTATGAAGAAATTATCAAGACTTTAGAAAATTATAGTAATGGCAAATTGAAGGGCATTTTGGGTGTCACACATGATTTGGTTGTTTCTAGCGATTTTATTAGTGATTCCAGATCTTCTATTGTTGATGCTAGAGCCGGTATTGAATTGAATTCAAGATTTTTTAAGATTATCAGCTGGTACGATAATGAGTTTGGCTATGCTTCTCGTGTTGTTGACTTAATTGAGTATGTTGCCCAAAGAGACAGACAGCAACATGCTTGA